A segment of the Zalophus californianus isolate mZalCal1 chromosome 3, mZalCal1.pri.v2, whole genome shotgun sequence genome:
aaacaaaaaaacccctgaaacAATCTTCCAGATGAAGCAACAAAAACCACTCAAATTAGTTTAAATAAAAGAGGGAATTTATTAGATGAGTACAAAGGTTCTTGCGGGGATTCCAACAGCTGTAATGGGTCATAGCTAGAAGCACGCCTTTCTGGAGGACAGATCGTGTTGTAATCACAAACTTCTACTTCTGGGTTTTGCAAGATCACGAAGAGAATATCCTAGAGGATAGTCCTCCCCGTATAGTGCATAAGGGACTAGAATGTGGATTCATTTCTGCTTGCTTTTTGATCCTTATATTCCTTTATGCTGGCCTCAAACTTGTCAAGCACATGTTGGCAGACATTCATGAGCTCATTCAAGCCTCTCTGAAATGGCTCAACAGCTGGAAGAGCACCTCGAGTCTGAATGCGTAAATTAATTTTGCTCTCTGAAGGATGGGTTGTAGTGTAACCACAAAATTCCACTTCCGGGTTCTTCATGATCATGTAACGAAGAGAATTTCCTAGGGTATGGTCCTCCTCGTGCAATACAAATGTCACACAGTGTCTATCTGTTCCAGCTGCCTGGACCATTTCCAGGGCTGTCTTCCTCTCGCCTTCAGCCATTGAGGTCTTCAATCCAGATATTTTtctacacacatattttttataaaaatgagatcatactgAATATGGTTTTGTAACTAGCTTTTTTCATTTACTATATCACAATTGTAACGTATTACTCTAATGCGCTCCAATTACAAAGAATTATTTGTATTAGTCCCTTATTTTCCTGCCTCCACATATtctatcagtaaatatttaattattgccTCCAGTTTCTCCCTACTCCATTTTACCGTCCACATGGCCACAAGGGCACAAACTTAAATGTTTCCTAAAATATTCTTTCGGTAGAATCACGAGAAAGGGATAGGATTAGAATAGGGTGGGCTCTGCTACAGAATGAAAGGGTATTTAAAGGcatacaaaaacacaaatcttCTGAAAAATTGGGACTGCAGATTATCATCGCGCAGGCCCCACTATGGTTTCCATTTGCAGGAGATAAACTAGAATGGAAATTCTGAAAAGTGTCAATcaagcaggagggagaaagaacgGAGCGCACAGAGTGGCTTTATTAGCAATCTACACAGAGTAAGCTGGGCCACAGTTACAGGGGCTTAGGCCTGACAGAACGCACCAATATCAGCACTCGGCGAACGGAGACCTGGTGCGTGGTCTTACCTTAGTTTCATTTACTTTTGCTGTTCTCGCTCGGGTGGGCAGTTTAGGGACTTAACTCCGGCCTCATAACTTGTGCTCCCTCCAGGACACCTGGTTGTACCGAGCGCCTCTACTCAAATACATgtgtcctcccttcccttcccagtcGGGGCCCCTTCTCCCCGCTCAGGCGcccacttctctctcctctcccgtCCTCCCAGCCAGGCCCTCGCTGCCGGGCCGGACCGCGCCGCGGAGGCGGAGGCCCCGATCGGCCACCGGCCCCTCGGCCCCCCGCTCCCGGCTCAGGGCGCGGCCTGCTACTCCCGCCCGTCCCCACCGCCCACCCGCCTCCACGGCCGTTACCTCTCCAGCTCCTGGTCCTCTTCCATCGCGGGCCGGCTTCCGGGATCCTCAGGTGGTGCTGGCGGATCGGAGGCGCTAACCCATACCGCGAAACGTGCAGgcgaagcaggaaggaaggaacgacGGACGGAAGGAGCCGAGGacggaaggaggaaggaggagccgCAGCGGCGCGGCGAGGCCCAGCCGCTGGGCGGGGCGTGTACGTTCCGCCCGAAGGCCCCGCCCACAGGCCAGGCTCTCGGCGCGAGGAGGGCGGTGGCCAGACTGGACTCGCTCACCTGGAGCTCCCGGAGCCAGTCCGCCTGCTGAGCTAGCGGGGACAGGTGGGGTAGGTCTCCCCGCCCACTTCAAGGCCGAGACCCGCCTGTGGGCGCTTGCGTTCAGCCCTTGGCACCTTCCGCCAGGTGATGGCGAAGGGGGCGGGGCCCTACCTGCCGCCCCCAAATCACTTTCCTCCTTGGGGCGGAATCAGACCTCTTTCAGACATGCCGCTTGACCCGTGGGGCATGTGTTATTCTGGCGGGACCCCAagcctggcgggggtgggggggtgttcaGGGGATGACAGGCTTAAACTATAGTTGATCAATACACCTTGATGAATTTCACAACAGAAAAGGATGAATTTAAGATTGTGTTTTGTCATCCGCGATCTTGCAGCTGCACACCTCAAATGGATCAAAATAAGCCTTCGTTTTTATCTTTGTGGGGAAGAGCGAGAGTTTGGAAGGAAACTGCTTttctccccccttcctttctctcctagaATCTTTTCTACACCTGTAAGACGTACGTACTCCTTGCTCTggacttccttttccttttaccCTTTTGGCTTAAACCTCCTCACCTGCGGAACCTCCCTCTCACCTTTgttcccaggtgcccctgcccccgcCTCGGCAACCCTTCAACCACCCGGACTCGCTCCCCGCCCTGCTTTTTCCTTCGTACCTCTCCTCTCTCCGTCCCCTCAGGTGTTCTTCGCTAAAaacccccttctcccttcctcaacCTCCTACTCCCCTCGCCCTTTTCAGCCCGGTCAGTCTCCGTCCCTCGCACCTTACCCCAGAGTCCTCTCGCCTCAGCACACCTGTATTTCTGCTTTCCTGCGCCACCTGTTCTCATACCCCCAACCCGATTCCCCTAGATGTTCACTGCCTCCCCCAGCTGTTCCACTTCCTTGCGGCGGTCCGCGGTGAGCGCTGATCCACTTCTGGAGCGTGTCTTCTGCGGCCGGGGTAATCAGGCGGGCGGCAGGGACAGCCGAGaccgggtgggggagggcaggcggCGAGGGGCGGAGTGGGCTCACTCTAACGCGGGAGTGACGGCCCCGGCCTGGCCCTCCCCCTGAGCTCTCGGATAGGTGGGGCCGCTCTCTGGCCCGCCTCTTTCCCGCCCTGTGCTGCAGCCGGTTGGCCTAGGTGCGTGTCGGGTTGGGCGGCTCGGCCCCGGCGCTCGCCCCCGGGAAGGCAGCAGGGGCGGTTGAGAAGTGAAGTCTTGGCCAGAGTTTACTTCTTGCCAGGAAATCCGCGGTggtggcagcggcggcggcgTTTCCCGGCGGAGCGGAGGCCGGCTGGCTCCCCGCTCCCTCAGCGGGCCGCGGAGAGCGGACCTGGCGCTGGGCTGCGGCGCCGGGAGCCTGTGCGCGCCCGGGGCGGCCGCGCTTTCCCAGTGAGTAACTTTGCCCTGCCCGCCTGGCCCCGCGCCCTGTCGCGGGTCCCGGGCAGCCGCCTCAGGTGCGGGCGTCGGCggggtgtggggcaggggcgCGCGGGGGGAGGCGGCCGACCTCCGCAGCTCTGCTCCTCGCTCGCCCGGGCTGTGGGGGACGTAGACCCGGACCCGCTGTGGGGCTGGCCGCGCTGGTCCGGGGAGGGAGGGACGGGCTATCCTGAGCCGGGTGCCCGCCGCCGGCCCGGCGCCTGGGAGAGGCGGGAGGCCCCCGGCGGTTACCATTTGGTGGTTCCAGCCACAGTGTTGCTGCTCTTTGCGTCGTTTGCTTTTTtccaggaggggagaggtggggatgagtttttttatttcctgCGTGTGTGTTGTAAATGAGAGTGGCACTAGCTACCTTACATCGGATCTTGTTCTCCAGGAAAGGAATAGGGAGATACCCACCGTCCCAGCCTGTTGCCTATGAATTCTCACCTTCCCCttgaggctggagaggtgggaGATCTCACGTCTTCAAGGGGGTAATTTCAAAATATGGATCTCGATTTGGAAGCAGTTGCACACAAAGCACCATTCAGAAAGGACCTCGCTCGCTTTCAGAGCTTTATGCCGTATGTTTCAGACAAGGACTTTTGGCATATGTAGTGTTTCTTCTGATATTTCAGTTTGCAGTTTAGGTTAGGAATCAAGACGTTCTTATCTACCTGGGGCTACAGTACACTGAGGCATGGGCTTAATTGTATAGATGTTTCTCCTTAAATCACAGAAACCAGAAACGAAGTTGAGTGTAAAGCAGTGGCAGGAGGAACTAGTTGCGAGCCCTGGTTTATAGGAACTGCCTTCACTTTAAGAATTTCACGTTCTTGCAGCAGTAGTACTTATTTGTCAATTGGCCTTCCTCCCAGGAccgatttttaaa
Coding sequences within it:
- the LOC113920614 gene encoding DNA-directed RNA polymerases I and III subunit RPAC2 — protein: MEEDQELERKISGLKTSMAEGERKTALEMVQAAGTDRHCVTFVLHEEDHTLGNSLRYMIMKNPEVEFCGYTTTHPSESKINLRIQTRGALPAVEPFQRGLNELMNVCQHVLDKFEASIKEYKDQKASRNESTF